In Macadamia integrifolia cultivar HAES 741 chromosome 1, SCU_Mint_v3, whole genome shotgun sequence, a single window of DNA contains:
- the LOC122078323 gene encoding LOW QUALITY PROTEIN: VQ motif-containing protein 20-like (The sequence of the model RefSeq protein was modified relative to this genomic sequence to represent the inferred CDS: deleted 2 bases in 1 codon), which produces MSPGKFDNDQQARKEINGHQQRPSQLKINKDSHLIQKSSSSSSSTTSSSFNGIAAATTKHHQQQQRHHPVIIYTHSPKIIHTQARDFMALVQKLTGLSRSDDNQPVQPQSSQKENGQSSSLEGNNNNNSIRPSAGAVVHEDNESSSVVTDENCGGRGDIQVSSFSVSPPVFESPNPFFSDIPLFTPNSADFFCSPRPFYRYPDSVFTPSNVRSSISPSVLEVMKGFQEY; this is translated from the exons ATGAGCCCAGGAAAATTCGATAATGATCAACAAGCAAGAAAGGAGATTAATGGTCATCAACAACGTCCATCCCAACTGAAGATCAACAAAGATTCCCATCTCATTCAGAAATCGTCTTCATCTTCGTCTTCCACCACCTCTTCATCCTTCAATGGAATTGCCGCAGCCACCACAAAGCATCACCAGCAGCAACAACGCCATCATCCAGTGATCATCTATACTCATTCTCCCAAGATCATCCATACACAAGCTCGTGATTTCATGGCTTTGGTTCAGAAACTGACAGGTCTTTCTCGTTCAGATGATAATCAACCAGTGCAACCTCAATCATCACAGAAGGAGAATGGGCAGTCTTCTTCATTAGaaggtaataataataataacagcaTAAGACCTAGTGCT GGTGCTGTTGTCCATGAAGATAATGAGTCATCTTCGGTTGTGACTGATGAGAATTGTGGAGGAAGAGGGGACATCCAGGTGAGTTCATTTTCTGTTTCTCCTCCGGTGTTCGAATCTCCAAATCCTTTCTTCTCCGATATTCCCCTCTTCACACCAAATTCGGCAGACTTCTTTTGCTCGCCGAGGCCTTTTTACAGATACCCTGATTCGGTATTCACACCTTCCAACGTGAGGAGTTCTATTTCCCCATCTGTTCTTGAGGTTATGAAAGGATTCCAAGAGTACTGA
- the LOC122080163 gene encoding acetylglutamate kinase-like produces the protein MFTTNPRTISFSPSISKALKIPNPKTLPFQHTLLTRTRNQPASQLLTVPLIKSSLSTTEPTTTPTSTTSLTSQTPAHIRVDILSESLPFIQKFRGKTIVVKYGGAAMKSQTLQASVINDLVLLSCVGLRPVFVHGGGPEINSWLGKLGLQPNFLNGLRVTDSSTMEIVEMVLVGKVNKHLVSLINKAGATAVGLSGKDGRLLMARPNAKSAELGFVGDIARVDPSILRPLIANDHIPVIASVAADDDGQAYNINADTVAGELAAALGAEKLILLTDVAGILEDKENPKSLVKEIDIKGVRKMVEEGKIAGGMIPKVNCCVRSLAQGVKTASIIDGRKPHSLLLEILTDEGAGTMITG, from the coding sequence ATGTTCACAACAAACCCACGGACTatctccttttctccttccaTTTCCAAAGCCctcaaaatcccaaaccctaaaactctCCCCTTCCAACACACTCTCCTCACCCGAACTAGAAACCAACCCGCCTCTCAACTTCTTACTGTTCCACTCATCAAATCATCACTTTCAACTACAGAACCAACAACCACGCCAACATCCACTACTTCACTTACATCTCAAACCCCAGCTCACATCCGAGTTGATATCCTCTCAGAATCCCTTCCATTCATTCAAAAATTTAGAGGCAAAACCATTGTTGTCAAATATGGAGGCGCAGCAATGAAATCCCAAACCCTTCAAGCCTCAGTCATCAATGATCTTGTCCTTCTCTCCTGTGTCGGCCTCCGCCCCGTCTTTGTCCATGGCGGAGGCCCTGAAATCAACTCCTGGCTCGGCAAACTCGGCCTCCAACCTAATTTCCTTAATGGCCTCCGAGTCACTGACTCGTCCACTATGGAAATTGTTGAAATGGTCCTTGTGGGAAAAGTCAATAAGCACTTAGTTTCCCTCATCAACAAGGCTGGCGCCACCGCTGTTGGCCTATCGGGCAAAGACGGCCGCCTTTTGATGGCTCGACCAAATGCCAAATCTGCCGAGCTCGGCTTTGTTGGTGATATTGCCCGGGTGGACCCCTCCATCCTCCGGCCACTTATTGCCAATGATCACATCCCCGTTATTGCCTCCGTTGCTGCCGACGATGATGGACAGGCATATAACATTAATGCTGACACGGTGGCTGGGGAATTGGCAGCAGCACTAGGGGCAGAGAAGCTGATTCTGTTGACTGATGTTGCCGGAATTTTGGAAGATAAGGAGAATCCGAAGAGTTTGGTGAAGGAGATTGATATCAAAGGAGTGAGGAAGATGGTGGAAGAGGGGAAGATTGCTGGTGGGATGATTCCAAAGGTGAACTGTTGTGTTCGGTCGCTGGCACAGGGAGTCAAGACAGCGAGTATCATTGATGGTAGAAAACCACATTCACTGCTTCTTGAGATCCTAACTGATGAAGGAGCTGGAACGATGATCACCGGGTAA